A stretch of the Sorangium aterium genome encodes the following:
- a CDS encoding DUF2169 family type VI secretion system accessory protein: MKTIKPNRLGLLTKVFENDGEPYLVVTLLVFFPFETPRHLLHEQSLWRFAGTELGSDAILDECMPKLRGELLVNGRCFTAGAVPRAACSVRVQLGAIDKTLYVVGDRRFGLLGMTDPEPFTEMPITWQNAFGGEGYAPNPIGKGFAPVRGENGSVHPLPNIEDPRRLVRSPGDRPPPAGFGGYDPTWPQRFSKVGTYDEAWLKERFPELAKDLDWSFFNTTPPDQQIEGYFRGDEAFVIENMHPGKPRIEGALPGVAARCFINQKTGEGESFREIATRLDTVRLFPHHERGILVYRGVLKIREDDAADVLHIVAGCEAMGEPRPVEHYRTVMAQRLDKEKGHLFLLRDADLMPPPQPDAGPLPDDPQAEMTRLLRSEGLLQKRARAKAERQIEEIKAKIRAQGLDPEPLVAPLPPDDDAIEPSLDELPAYVERAMTEAEKVKADAEARRAAEEQRARAECAKHGFDYDAIMGERQKEAGGPPRFSAKKELERLEDVAQMARNGGVEWPELEAQLGDPELAARLFEVEEQMRSAYRKLAHHYPAASRLGGEEATRVREEVIAGHRTGESFAGRDLTGADLSHLDLSGIDLEGALLEAAVLTGTRLCGANLANAVLAKANLLGADLTGANLAGANLGGANLCDVKMRGGLDLTGAVLAKANLSGADLTGARLSDADLSQATFDGADLSRVTARNLVLINADLSGAQLSGADLEKCTFIEVNVEGVDFRGANLRASVFITGKGDGAVFRGAKLDNIRLIAGSSFTGADFRGASLEQANLRGTCLRGSDFTEANLRSSDLSECDLTGARLDRAVAVGAMLTRADLSGASLSGIDLMEAVLQKAKVDDASFEGANLFRVDAAKMRGNAATSLKGANVKYVRFVAPPENHGQK; encoded by the coding sequence ATGAAGACCATCAAGCCGAACCGGCTGGGGCTGCTCACCAAGGTGTTCGAGAACGACGGCGAGCCGTACCTCGTCGTCACGCTCCTCGTCTTCTTCCCGTTCGAGACGCCGAGGCACCTGCTCCATGAGCAGAGCCTCTGGAGGTTCGCCGGCACGGAGCTCGGGAGCGACGCCATCCTCGACGAGTGCATGCCGAAGCTCCGGGGAGAGCTGCTCGTGAACGGCCGCTGCTTCACCGCGGGCGCCGTGCCGCGCGCCGCGTGCTCGGTGCGGGTCCAGCTCGGGGCGATCGACAAGACGCTTTACGTCGTCGGAGACCGCCGCTTCGGTCTCCTGGGGATGACCGATCCGGAGCCGTTCACCGAGATGCCGATCACATGGCAGAACGCCTTCGGCGGCGAGGGCTACGCGCCGAACCCGATCGGCAAAGGCTTCGCGCCGGTGCGCGGCGAGAACGGCTCGGTGCATCCGTTGCCCAACATCGAGGATCCGCGCCGCCTCGTCCGGTCGCCCGGCGACCGGCCCCCGCCCGCCGGCTTCGGAGGTTACGATCCGACCTGGCCACAGCGCTTCTCCAAGGTCGGGACGTACGATGAAGCGTGGCTCAAGGAGCGCTTCCCCGAGCTCGCCAAAGACCTCGACTGGAGCTTCTTCAACACCACGCCGCCGGACCAGCAGATCGAGGGGTATTTCCGGGGCGACGAGGCGTTCGTCATCGAGAACATGCACCCCGGGAAGCCCCGGATCGAAGGGGCGCTGCCGGGGGTGGCGGCGCGGTGCTTCATCAACCAGAAGACCGGCGAGGGGGAATCCTTCCGGGAGATCGCGACCCGCCTCGACACGGTCCGGCTCTTCCCCCACCACGAGCGCGGGATCCTCGTCTATCGCGGGGTGCTCAAGATCCGTGAAGACGATGCGGCCGACGTGCTCCACATCGTCGCGGGCTGCGAGGCGATGGGCGAGCCCAGGCCGGTCGAGCATTACCGGACCGTCATGGCCCAGCGGCTGGACAAGGAGAAAGGGCACCTCTTCCTCCTGCGTGACGCGGATCTGATGCCGCCTCCGCAGCCGGACGCGGGGCCGCTGCCGGACGACCCTCAGGCCGAGATGACGAGGCTGCTCCGATCGGAAGGGCTCTTGCAGAAGCGCGCCCGCGCGAAGGCGGAGCGGCAGATCGAGGAGATCAAGGCGAAGATCCGGGCGCAGGGCCTCGATCCGGAGCCGCTCGTCGCCCCGCTGCCGCCGGACGACGACGCGATCGAGCCCAGCCTGGACGAGCTGCCGGCATACGTCGAGCGGGCGATGACCGAGGCCGAGAAGGTCAAGGCGGACGCGGAGGCGCGCCGCGCGGCCGAGGAGCAGAGGGCGCGCGCCGAGTGCGCGAAGCACGGATTCGATTATGACGCGATCATGGGCGAACGGCAGAAGGAAGCCGGCGGCCCGCCCCGGTTCTCGGCCAAGAAGGAGCTCGAGCGGCTCGAGGACGTCGCCCAGATGGCGCGGAACGGCGGAGTCGAATGGCCGGAGCTCGAGGCGCAGCTCGGTGACCCGGAGCTTGCGGCGCGCCTCTTCGAGGTGGAAGAGCAGATGCGCTCTGCCTACCGGAAGCTCGCTCACCACTACCCGGCCGCCTCCCGGCTGGGAGGCGAGGAGGCCACTCGCGTGCGGGAAGAGGTGATTGCCGGGCACCGGACCGGGGAGAGCTTCGCGGGGCGCGACCTCACGGGCGCCGATCTCTCGCACCTCGACCTGTCGGGCATCGATCTCGAGGGCGCGCTGCTCGAGGCCGCGGTCCTCACGGGCACCCGGCTGTGCGGCGCGAACCTCGCCAACGCGGTCCTGGCAAAGGCCAATCTCCTCGGCGCAGATCTCACCGGGGCGAACCTCGCCGGCGCGAACCTCGGCGGAGCGAACCTTTGCGACGTGAAGATGCGCGGCGGGCTCGACCTCACCGGCGCCGTGCTGGCCAAGGCCAACCTGTCGGGCGCCGACCTGACCGGCGCGCGCCTGTCGGACGCCGACCTGTCCCAGGCGACCTTCGACGGGGCCGACCTCAGCCGCGTGACCGCGCGCAACCTCGTCCTCATCAACGCCGACCTCTCCGGCGCCCAGCTCTCCGGCGCAGACCTCGAGAAGTGCACCTTCATCGAGGTCAACGTGGAGGGCGTCGACTTTCGCGGCGCGAACCTCCGCGCGTCGGTGTTCATCACCGGCAAGGGCGACGGCGCCGTCTTCCGCGGCGCCAAGCTCGACAACATCCGCCTCATCGCAGGCTCGTCGTTCACGGGCGCCGACTTCCGCGGCGCTTCGCTCGAGCAGGCCAATCTGAGGGGCACCTGCCTCCGAGGGAGCGACTTCACGGAGGCCAACCTGCGGAGCTCCGATCTCAGCGAGTGCGACCTCACGGGCGCTCGCCTGGATCGCGCCGTCGCGGTGGGCGCCATGCTCACGCGGGCAGACCTCTCGGGCGCCTCGCTGTCCGGAATCGATCTGATGGAGGCCGTGCTGCAGAAGGCGAAGGTCGACGACGCGAGCTTCGAGGGCGCCAACCTGTTCCGCGTCGACGCCGCGAAGATGCGCGGAAACGCCGCGACGAGCCTGAAGGGGGCCAATGTGAAGTACGTGCGCTTCGTCGCGCCGCCGGAGAACCATGGACAGAAATGA
- a CDS encoding type VI secretion system Vgr family protein → MQDAFTVSASALPAATRVIGFRGAEGLSKPYVFEIYLVMTNYVGQDLDLADVVGTKATLRLSPSDGGAPFLVNGIFATMELIHAFGERSVFRAVLVPQLWKLTISLHSRIFTDQTEPDIIKTVLSGAGVSDYELRLIGSYKPQEHVCQYRESDFDFISRWMEREGLYYYFEQGDGGETLIITDDKGVHAPLGQKAVRYIPQFSEHRVKGEVLWTFTCRHTSMPSRVRMSDYDYNNPAIEISGRAPVAANGLGEISVHGARFFTPAEGSRLAAVKAQELLAGQVVYHGTGAAFTMRPGYTFELEEHPRPALNAVYLATEVEHWGNQTGWAPELMQIIGLTWDDVYRMEVKAVSSTVQYRAPQRTPWPRIYGTEHALVDGPADSEYAQIDQHGRYAVKLSFDESDLRGGKASTWVRMLQPHGGGTEGFHFPLRKGTEVMCTFLGGDPDRPVIAGVAPNALTPSPVTSANRTRNVIQTGGRNRIELEDQAGSQRITVSTPTENTMLRMGAPNDNHNFISRTDGTALIKTGKSLEIQTGTWRKDNVDDQMETEVGGYLKETVTGAVTLEYKDIKTETVTKAVTEIYKDTKSETVTKPVTEKYLDTQTTTVTNLRKSEHGTEETTVHGKVTEKYEGHHETKVTTGGRYEETTGLQHGKFNDGWKVEIPGGNVEHIATGDYVIQAEHFRAKGKSDYREIQGVRIQNTFGGLINLTYGFGTLNVVAPQRTELVVGLKVDVIAGLKAEVILGWNYKNSKGKTDVTLLDMKNSAVKIGTSGITLSRTAAAKVTSTGAHVWQSFIHMFH, encoded by the coding sequence ATGCAAGATGCGTTCACCGTCAGCGCCAGCGCGCTCCCCGCCGCCACGCGGGTCATTGGCTTTCGAGGGGCAGAGGGGCTGTCGAAGCCGTACGTCTTCGAGATCTATCTCGTGATGACGAACTACGTGGGCCAGGATCTCGACCTCGCCGACGTTGTGGGTACGAAGGCGACACTCCGCCTCTCCCCGTCGGACGGCGGGGCTCCCTTCCTCGTGAACGGCATCTTCGCGACGATGGAGCTCATCCACGCGTTCGGCGAACGCTCCGTCTTCCGCGCCGTGCTCGTGCCGCAGCTCTGGAAGCTCACCATCTCCCTGCATAGCCGGATCTTCACCGACCAGACGGAGCCCGACATCATCAAGACGGTGCTCTCGGGCGCCGGGGTCTCGGACTACGAGCTCAGGCTGATCGGCAGCTACAAGCCGCAGGAGCACGTGTGCCAGTACCGCGAGAGCGACTTCGACTTCATCTCGCGGTGGATGGAGCGCGAGGGGCTCTATTATTACTTCGAGCAAGGGGACGGCGGGGAGACGCTCATCATCACCGACGACAAGGGCGTCCACGCCCCGCTCGGCCAGAAGGCGGTCCGGTATATCCCGCAGTTCAGCGAGCACAGGGTCAAGGGAGAGGTGCTCTGGACCTTCACGTGCCGGCACACGTCGATGCCGTCCAGGGTCCGCATGAGCGACTATGATTACAACAATCCCGCGATCGAGATCTCCGGCAGGGCGCCCGTCGCGGCGAACGGGCTCGGCGAGATCAGCGTCCACGGCGCGCGTTTCTTCACGCCGGCCGAGGGCAGCCGCCTCGCGGCCGTGAAGGCGCAGGAGCTGCTCGCGGGCCAGGTCGTCTACCACGGCACCGGGGCGGCCTTCACCATGCGCCCCGGGTACACGTTCGAGCTCGAAGAGCATCCGAGGCCGGCGCTCAATGCGGTCTATCTGGCCACCGAGGTCGAGCACTGGGGCAACCAGACGGGCTGGGCGCCCGAGCTGATGCAGATCATCGGGCTCACCTGGGACGATGTGTACCGGATGGAGGTCAAGGCCGTCTCCTCGACCGTCCAGTACCGGGCGCCGCAACGGACGCCGTGGCCTCGTATCTACGGGACCGAGCACGCCCTCGTCGACGGCCCGGCGGACAGCGAGTACGCCCAGATCGACCAGCACGGTCGCTACGCGGTCAAGCTGAGCTTCGATGAGAGCGACCTCCGGGGCGGCAAGGCCTCGACCTGGGTTCGCATGCTCCAGCCGCACGGCGGCGGCACCGAGGGGTTCCATTTCCCCCTGCGCAAGGGCACCGAGGTGATGTGCACCTTCCTCGGCGGGGATCCGGACCGCCCCGTCATCGCCGGCGTCGCCCCCAACGCGCTCACGCCGAGCCCCGTCACCTCCGCCAACAGGACGAGGAACGTCATCCAGACCGGGGGCAGGAACCGCATCGAGCTCGAGGACCAGGCGGGCTCGCAGCGCATCACCGTCAGCACGCCGACCGAGAACACGATGCTGCGCATGGGCGCGCCCAACGATAACCACAATTTCATCTCCAGGACGGACGGTACCGCCCTGATCAAGACGGGCAAGTCGCTCGAGATCCAGACGGGCACCTGGAGGAAAGACAACGTCGACGATCAGATGGAGACCGAGGTCGGCGGTTACCTGAAAGAGACCGTCACCGGCGCCGTCACCCTCGAGTACAAGGACATAAAGACCGAGACCGTCACGAAGGCCGTCACGGAGATTTACAAGGACACGAAGAGCGAGACGGTCACCAAGCCCGTCACGGAAAAATATCTGGACACCCAGACCACCACGGTCACCAACCTGCGCAAGTCCGAGCACGGCACCGAGGAGACGACCGTCCACGGGAAGGTCACGGAGAAGTACGAGGGCCATCACGAGACGAAGGTGACGACGGGCGGCCGGTACGAGGAGACCACCGGCCTTCAGCACGGGAAGTTCAACGACGGCTGGAAGGTCGAGATCCCGGGCGGCAACGTCGAGCACATCGCGACGGGTGACTACGTCATCCAGGCAGAGCACTTCAGAGCGAAGGGCAAATCCGACTACCGCGAGATTCAGGGCGTCAGGATTCAAAACACGTTCGGCGGCCTGATCAACCTCACCTACGGCTTCGGCACCCTGAACGTCGTCGCCCCGCAAAGGACGGAGCTGGTCGTGGGGTTGAAGGTGGATGTCATCGCCGGGCTCAAGGCGGAGGTCATCCTGGGCTGGAACTACAAGAATTCAAAAGGCAAGACGGACGTCACCTTGCTCGACATGAAGAACTCGGCCGTCAAGATCGGCACCTCGGGGATAACGCTCAGCAGGACTGCTGCGGCCAAGGTGACCTCGACGGGGGCTCACGTCTGGCAATCCTTCATTCACATGTTCCACTAG